From a region of the Bombus terrestris chromosome 8, iyBomTerr1.2, whole genome shotgun sequence genome:
- the LOC100650244 gene encoding protein BCL9 homolog isoform X2, giving the protein MKTEKKPSEPSCVPTTVVKEEPDADPVKIKEEGTGGNNDDTTGEDTTECSRDPCLDPSNGEGALSGENQSNSANQPILNSVKQEGDHNNPTDDIPDCSGNVITADGIQPLVSNVLGKQMGTSTGSGEAQYMQQQSQIFVFSTTLANKGADAVMQGQYPSIIAYHCAQPGTKKYLEKHPNKVNQFRQNPAQWLNNLAMMKQKSHQGGTNNTFQNEQPPDLPALDPNAPPFWNEQPNLRNLNGGNTLGNSEPSLDDANIDVPCLVPNSPGNSANPQPPNSTTMGHSPNLLGGTTSPGPGSLQPSLQGVKVPDENLTPQQRQHREVQLATIRKMQMMLFPEHKEETANTLDTTQGTAVSTCPPTNVPSVVPTQCPPTMDWHKLQHQFLDGKNKASVGSPGTGVSLRGANMVGVPRSQGPPPPYHQTTRSASVPIAIQSPNPSSPNNPTSNLSLPSPRASSALNSPADCNRQFQIGNQRTNHLPGQSPTSQDSPNPTVGNATAVSTTRLNHSNPGTPVSHSHISTLSPSGTTAQKDSSLDFSTSQPPNAQQKQQHTGAVNAAGVKEANLMPVPSPQQIQYLNTFEGQELTIQKQPNTSLKDGNLSTNTASNTEIPNRILPGTLDNSNQFPARSEGASPVQMDSMNRGFTGSLHSPHTPHTPHTPGNGAPHTPVDPGKPGNKSSASAQSSPAPHNTNIPDSMGPPRTVPASPTTKPDTSPPSTKDTQQQQTQSQQQQQQQQPQQQSQQQPQQPPPQQQQQQSTNPSLTNPSNSGNATVVPSLGGPSASFPCGRPSVNVSQPSDNVPLNPNNIGGRLGSLTAMSTNHFDPITSLAQMSQQLTNTAASNSLGNEGPIHSGNTGMMQFGNPHSMHMMQMGGEMNGSCHMGGPTSEQAEVGAMCMGLAGPPTSYSPTTSHTGSPGVPSKMGHPIMGHGMMSSHSGNATGAYPGGDPHAPPPRLMTGHVTGPSPYNGANVQVKPSAPNTIQYLPARPNVGHTPRGPPSLDFLQRFTNPLSNLESKMGTPSVNLQYFPNGCVPNSMGPHTGMPSTMSGGLPGMGGSPRMDGQSMNTSVGVHPSMRPVGNMRPQPNLMRMQHMVGGGVFPGGSMDPDKVFPPDMVSQVPSQPNPGMYVSGSKGSPMGLGPPPDATQPLPPSMGGATSNFKNSPFVGSGPSMSDPNYAQQFHNFQQQLYATGTRGSGPPHPTLHPPPNSHSHQQFFMPK; this is encoded by the exons ATGAAAACAGAAAAGAAGCCCAGCGAACCAAGTTGCGTACCAACCACTGTTGTCAAAGAGGAACCTGACGCAGACCCAGTTAAAATCAAAGAAGAAGGCACCGGAGGTAACAATGATGATACAACAGGAGAAGACACTACAGAGTGCTCCAGGGATCCTTGTTTGGATCCTTCCAATGGGGAAGGTGCATTGTCTGGAGAGAATCAAAGTAACAGTGCAAATCAACCAATTCTAAACTCAGTGAAACAAGAAGGTGATCATAACAATCCCACAGATGATATACCTG ATTGTAGTGGTAATGTGATTACTGCAGATGGTATTCAACCATTAGTTAGTAATGTTCTTGGAAAACAGATGGGAACTAGCACAGGAAGCGGTGAAGCTCAGTATATGCAACAGCAAAgtcaaatttttgtattttctacaACATTAGCAAATAAAGGTGCAGATGCAGTGATGCAAGGACAATATCCATCAATTATTGCTTATCATTGTGCACAACCTGGCACTAAGAAGTATCTAGAG AAACATCCAAATAAAGTAAACCAATTTCGTCAAAATCCTGCACAATGGTTAAACAACCTTGCTATGATGAAACAAAAAAGTCATCAAGGAGGTACAAACAATACTTTCCAAAATGAGCAACCTCCTGATCTACCGGCTCTTGATCCTAATGCCCCTCCGTTCTGGAACGAACAACCTAATCTTAGGAACTTAAATGGTGGAAATACCCTTGGTAATTCTGAACCATCATTGGACGATGCAAATATAGATGTGCCTTGTCTTGTACCAAATTCACCTGGTAACTCAG CAAATCCACAACCTCCTAATAGCACTACAATGGGCCATAGTCCCAATTTATTAGGAGGTACAACCAGCCCAGGTCCAGGCAGTTTACAGCCGTCACTGCAAGGTGTCAAAGTTCCAGATGAAAATTTAACTCCGCAACAAAGGCAACATCGAGAAGTTCAATTAGCGACCATTAGGAAAATGCAAATGATGTTATTTCCTGAGCACAAGGAAGAAACCGCTAATACTCTAGATACGACGCAAGGAACAGCGGTATCGACGTGTCCTCCAACGAACGTTCCTTCAGTTGTACCAACTCAATGTCCTCCAACTATGGATTGGCATAAATTGCAACATCAGTTTCTTGATGGAAAAAATaag GCCAGTGTTGGAAGTCCTGGAACTGGAGTCTCATTGCGAGGTGCTAATATGGTCGGGGTCCCGCGTAGTCAAGGACCACCACCGCCGTATCATCAAACAACGCGATCTGCGAGTGTGCCAATTGCGATACAAAGCCCAAACCCTTCTTCACCTAATAATCCAACCAGCAATTTATCCCTACCGTCACCTCGCGCAAGTTCAGCCCTAAATTCACCCGCAGACTGCAACAGACAATTTCAAATCGGTAATCAGAGAACTAACCATCTACCAGGACAAAGTCCGACGAGTCAAGACTCTCCAAATCCGACAGTTGGAAATGCAACGGCTGTATCAACAACGAGACTTAATCATAGTAATCCGGGAACGCCTGTTTCTCATTCGCACATCTCAACGCTTAGTCCTAGTGGAACAACTGCTCAAAAAGATTCATCTTTAGATTTCTCCACCAGTCAGCCTCCAAATG CCCAGCAAAAGCAGCAACACACTGGGGCAGTGAACGCAGCGGGTGTTAAGGAAGCGAATCTGATGCCGGTTCCGAGCCCTCAGCAAATTCAGTATCTTAATACCTTCGAGGGACAGGAACTGACTATACAGAAACAACCAAATACGAGTCTAAAGGATGGCAATTTATCTAC GAATACGGCCAGCAATACAGAGATACCAAACAGAATTTTGCCAGGAACTTTGGACAACAGCAATCAGTTTCCTGCTAGATCGGAAGGTGCAAGTCCAGTTCAAATGGATAGCATGAATCGTGGATTTACAGGCTCTTTACACAGTCCACATACTCCTCATACTCCGCACACACCAGGCAATGGTGCTCCACATACTCCAGTTGATCCTGGAAAACCCGGAAATAAGTCTAGTGCAAGTGCACAGAGTAGTCCAGCACCACATAATACGAATATACCAGATAGTATGGGTCCTCCAAGAACAGTACCAGCGTCACCTACTACGAAACCCGACACATCTCCGCCATCAACGAAAGATACTCAGCAACAACAAACTCAGTcccaacagcagcaacaacaacagcaaccacAGCAACAATCGCAACAACAACCACAACAACCTCCtccacaacaacaacaacaacagtcTACAAATCCAAGTCTTACAAATCCAAGTAATTCTGGAAACGCAACGGTAGTACCTTCTTTGGGAGGTCCAAGCGCCTCCTTCCCTTGCGGTAGACCATCTGTAAACGTGAGTCAACCTTCAGACAATGTGCCTCTTAATCCCAACAATATCGGAGGGCGACTCGGCAGTTTAACCGCAATGAGTACAAATCACTTCGATCCCATAACTTCCTTAGCTCAGATGAGTCAGCAACTTACTAATACGGCAGCTAGCAATTCATTAGGTAACGAAGGACCTATTCATTCCGGGAACACCGGGATGATGCAGTTCGGGAATCCGCACAGTATGCATATGATGCAAATGGGTGGCGAAATGAATGGAAGTTGTCATATGGGTGGTCCGACCAGTGAACAGGCCGAAGTGGGAGCAATGTGTATGGGTTTGGCAGGACCACCGACGAGTTATAGCCCGACAACTTCACACACAGGAAGTCCCGGTGTACCTAGTAAAATGGGTCATCCTATCATGGGCCATGGTATGATGAGTAGCCATTCAGGTAATGCGACAGGCGCATATCCTGGTGGCGATCCTCATGCACCACCGCCAAGATTAATGACAGGTCATGTGACTGGCCCTAGTCCTTATAACGGAGCGAATGTTCAAGTAAAACCTAGTGCTCCAAACACGATACAATATCTACCAGCAAGGCCCAACGTCGGTCATACTCCAAGAGGACCACCAAGTTTGGACTTCCTTCAACGATTCACGAATCCCTTGTCTAATTTAGAATCAAAGATGGGCACACCGTCTGTAAATCTTCAGTACTTCCCGAACGGTTGTGTACCGAACAGTATGGGCCCGCATACTGGTATGCCATCAACCATGAGCGGTGGACTTCCTGGCATGGGAGGCTCTCCAAGGATGGACGGACAATCGATGAACACATCAGTTGGTGTACATCCTTCGATGAGACCTGTCGGCAATATGAGACCTCAGCCTAATTTAATGAGAATGCAACACATGGTTGGTGGTGGTGTCTTTCCAGGCGGTTCAATGGATCCAGATAAAGTCTTCCCACCTGACATGGTATCGCAAGTTCCCAGTCAACCGAATCCTGGCATGTACGTATCCGGCAGCAAAGGCAGTCCAATGGGATTAGGACCTCCCCCGGATGCAACACAGCCATTACCTCCGAGCATGGGTGGTGCTACTAGTAATTTCAAGAACAGCCCTTTCGTCGGTAGTGGACCTAGTATGTCGGATCCAAATTATGCTCAACAATTCCATAACTTCCAGCAACAACTTTACGCTACAGGGACAAGGGGTAGTGGTCCACCACATCCTACTTTACATCCGCCGCCAAACTCGCATTCGCATCAGCAGTTCTTTATGCCGAAATAA
- the LOC100650244 gene encoding protein BCL9 homolog isoform X1, which translates to MKTEKKPSEPSCVPTTVVKEEPDADPVKIKEEGTGGNNDDTTGEDTTECSRDPCLDPSNGEGALSGENQSNSANQPILNSVKQEGDHNNPTDDIPDCSGNVITADGIQPLVSNVLGKQMGTSTGSGEAQYMQQQSQIFVFSTTLANKGADAVMQGQYPSIIAYHCAQPGTKKYLEKHPNKVNQFRQNPAQWLNNLAMMKQKSHQGGTNNTFQNEQPPDLPALDPNAPPFWNEQPNLRNLNGGNTLGNSEPSLDDANIDVPCLVPNSPGNSANPQPPNSTTMGHSPNLLGGTTSPGPGSLQPSLQGVKVPDENLTPQQRQHREVQLATIRKMQMMLFPEHKEETANTLDTTQGTAVSTCPPTNVPSVVPTQCPPTMDWHKLQHQFLDGKNKASVGSPGTGVSLRGANMVGVPRSQGPPPPYHQTTRSASVPIAIQSPNPSSPNNPTSNLSLPSPRASSALNSPADCNRQFQIGNQRTNHLPGQSPTSQDSPNPTVGNATAVSTTRLNHSNPGTPVSHSHISTLSPSGTTAQKDSSLDFSTSQPPNVDGMFCRTLQSLAQQKQQHTGAVNAAGVKEANLMPVPSPQQIQYLNTFEGQELTIQKQPNTSLKDGNLSTNTASNTEIPNRILPGTLDNSNQFPARSEGASPVQMDSMNRGFTGSLHSPHTPHTPHTPGNGAPHTPVDPGKPGNKSSASAQSSPAPHNTNIPDSMGPPRTVPASPTTKPDTSPPSTKDTQQQQTQSQQQQQQQQPQQQSQQQPQQPPPQQQQQQSTNPSLTNPSNSGNATVVPSLGGPSASFPCGRPSVNVSQPSDNVPLNPNNIGGRLGSLTAMSTNHFDPITSLAQMSQQLTNTAASNSLGNEGPIHSGNTGMMQFGNPHSMHMMQMGGEMNGSCHMGGPTSEQAEVGAMCMGLAGPPTSYSPTTSHTGSPGVPSKMGHPIMGHGMMSSHSGNATGAYPGGDPHAPPPRLMTGHVTGPSPYNGANVQVKPSAPNTIQYLPARPNVGHTPRGPPSLDFLQRFTNPLSNLESKMGTPSVNLQYFPNGCVPNSMGPHTGMPSTMSGGLPGMGGSPRMDGQSMNTSVGVHPSMRPVGNMRPQPNLMRMQHMVGGGVFPGGSMDPDKVFPPDMVSQVPSQPNPGMYVSGSKGSPMGLGPPPDATQPLPPSMGGATSNFKNSPFVGSGPSMSDPNYAQQFHNFQQQLYATGTRGSGPPHPTLHPPPNSHSHQQFFMPK; encoded by the exons ATGAAAACAGAAAAGAAGCCCAGCGAACCAAGTTGCGTACCAACCACTGTTGTCAAAGAGGAACCTGACGCAGACCCAGTTAAAATCAAAGAAGAAGGCACCGGAGGTAACAATGATGATACAACAGGAGAAGACACTACAGAGTGCTCCAGGGATCCTTGTTTGGATCCTTCCAATGGGGAAGGTGCATTGTCTGGAGAGAATCAAAGTAACAGTGCAAATCAACCAATTCTAAACTCAGTGAAACAAGAAGGTGATCATAACAATCCCACAGATGATATACCTG ATTGTAGTGGTAATGTGATTACTGCAGATGGTATTCAACCATTAGTTAGTAATGTTCTTGGAAAACAGATGGGAACTAGCACAGGAAGCGGTGAAGCTCAGTATATGCAACAGCAAAgtcaaatttttgtattttctacaACATTAGCAAATAAAGGTGCAGATGCAGTGATGCAAGGACAATATCCATCAATTATTGCTTATCATTGTGCACAACCTGGCACTAAGAAGTATCTAGAG AAACATCCAAATAAAGTAAACCAATTTCGTCAAAATCCTGCACAATGGTTAAACAACCTTGCTATGATGAAACAAAAAAGTCATCAAGGAGGTACAAACAATACTTTCCAAAATGAGCAACCTCCTGATCTACCGGCTCTTGATCCTAATGCCCCTCCGTTCTGGAACGAACAACCTAATCTTAGGAACTTAAATGGTGGAAATACCCTTGGTAATTCTGAACCATCATTGGACGATGCAAATATAGATGTGCCTTGTCTTGTACCAAATTCACCTGGTAACTCAG CAAATCCACAACCTCCTAATAGCACTACAATGGGCCATAGTCCCAATTTATTAGGAGGTACAACCAGCCCAGGTCCAGGCAGTTTACAGCCGTCACTGCAAGGTGTCAAAGTTCCAGATGAAAATTTAACTCCGCAACAAAGGCAACATCGAGAAGTTCAATTAGCGACCATTAGGAAAATGCAAATGATGTTATTTCCTGAGCACAAGGAAGAAACCGCTAATACTCTAGATACGACGCAAGGAACAGCGGTATCGACGTGTCCTCCAACGAACGTTCCTTCAGTTGTACCAACTCAATGTCCTCCAACTATGGATTGGCATAAATTGCAACATCAGTTTCTTGATGGAAAAAATaag GCCAGTGTTGGAAGTCCTGGAACTGGAGTCTCATTGCGAGGTGCTAATATGGTCGGGGTCCCGCGTAGTCAAGGACCACCACCGCCGTATCATCAAACAACGCGATCTGCGAGTGTGCCAATTGCGATACAAAGCCCAAACCCTTCTTCACCTAATAATCCAACCAGCAATTTATCCCTACCGTCACCTCGCGCAAGTTCAGCCCTAAATTCACCCGCAGACTGCAACAGACAATTTCAAATCGGTAATCAGAGAACTAACCATCTACCAGGACAAAGTCCGACGAGTCAAGACTCTCCAAATCCGACAGTTGGAAATGCAACGGCTGTATCAACAACGAGACTTAATCATAGTAATCCGGGAACGCCTGTTTCTCATTCGCACATCTCAACGCTTAGTCCTAGTGGAACAACTGCTCAAAAAGATTCATCTTTAGATTTCTCCACCAGTCAGCCTCCAAATG TGGATGGTATGTTTTGCCGCACGCTGCAATCCTTAGCCCAGCAAAAGCAGCAACACACTGGGGCAGTGAACGCAGCGGGTGTTAAGGAAGCGAATCTGATGCCGGTTCCGAGCCCTCAGCAAATTCAGTATCTTAATACCTTCGAGGGACAGGAACTGACTATACAGAAACAACCAAATACGAGTCTAAAGGATGGCAATTTATCTAC GAATACGGCCAGCAATACAGAGATACCAAACAGAATTTTGCCAGGAACTTTGGACAACAGCAATCAGTTTCCTGCTAGATCGGAAGGTGCAAGTCCAGTTCAAATGGATAGCATGAATCGTGGATTTACAGGCTCTTTACACAGTCCACATACTCCTCATACTCCGCACACACCAGGCAATGGTGCTCCACATACTCCAGTTGATCCTGGAAAACCCGGAAATAAGTCTAGTGCAAGTGCACAGAGTAGTCCAGCACCACATAATACGAATATACCAGATAGTATGGGTCCTCCAAGAACAGTACCAGCGTCACCTACTACGAAACCCGACACATCTCCGCCATCAACGAAAGATACTCAGCAACAACAAACTCAGTcccaacagcagcaacaacaacagcaaccacAGCAACAATCGCAACAACAACCACAACAACCTCCtccacaacaacaacaacaacagtcTACAAATCCAAGTCTTACAAATCCAAGTAATTCTGGAAACGCAACGGTAGTACCTTCTTTGGGAGGTCCAAGCGCCTCCTTCCCTTGCGGTAGACCATCTGTAAACGTGAGTCAACCTTCAGACAATGTGCCTCTTAATCCCAACAATATCGGAGGGCGACTCGGCAGTTTAACCGCAATGAGTACAAATCACTTCGATCCCATAACTTCCTTAGCTCAGATGAGTCAGCAACTTACTAATACGGCAGCTAGCAATTCATTAGGTAACGAAGGACCTATTCATTCCGGGAACACCGGGATGATGCAGTTCGGGAATCCGCACAGTATGCATATGATGCAAATGGGTGGCGAAATGAATGGAAGTTGTCATATGGGTGGTCCGACCAGTGAACAGGCCGAAGTGGGAGCAATGTGTATGGGTTTGGCAGGACCACCGACGAGTTATAGCCCGACAACTTCACACACAGGAAGTCCCGGTGTACCTAGTAAAATGGGTCATCCTATCATGGGCCATGGTATGATGAGTAGCCATTCAGGTAATGCGACAGGCGCATATCCTGGTGGCGATCCTCATGCACCACCGCCAAGATTAATGACAGGTCATGTGACTGGCCCTAGTCCTTATAACGGAGCGAATGTTCAAGTAAAACCTAGTGCTCCAAACACGATACAATATCTACCAGCAAGGCCCAACGTCGGTCATACTCCAAGAGGACCACCAAGTTTGGACTTCCTTCAACGATTCACGAATCCCTTGTCTAATTTAGAATCAAAGATGGGCACACCGTCTGTAAATCTTCAGTACTTCCCGAACGGTTGTGTACCGAACAGTATGGGCCCGCATACTGGTATGCCATCAACCATGAGCGGTGGACTTCCTGGCATGGGAGGCTCTCCAAGGATGGACGGACAATCGATGAACACATCAGTTGGTGTACATCCTTCGATGAGACCTGTCGGCAATATGAGACCTCAGCCTAATTTAATGAGAATGCAACACATGGTTGGTGGTGGTGTCTTTCCAGGCGGTTCAATGGATCCAGATAAAGTCTTCCCACCTGACATGGTATCGCAAGTTCCCAGTCAACCGAATCCTGGCATGTACGTATCCGGCAGCAAAGGCAGTCCAATGGGATTAGGACCTCCCCCGGATGCAACACAGCCATTACCTCCGAGCATGGGTGGTGCTACTAGTAATTTCAAGAACAGCCCTTTCGTCGGTAGTGGACCTAGTATGTCGGATCCAAATTATGCTCAACAATTCCATAACTTCCAGCAACAACTTTACGCTACAGGGACAAGGGGTAGTGGTCCACCACATCCTACTTTACATCCGCCGCCAAACTCGCATTCGCATCAGCAGTTCTTTATGCCGAAATAA
- the LOC100649931 gene encoding integrator complex subunit 12 isoform X2, with amino-acid sequence MERGLPPGVLDSFLTLDRLQGYYFGLSFLVFFTILSQLLDIKIIHIKMSQLELDPQFTQGLHLLHSTNKDSAEQLRALLDEAIKQKYGPSKMLSNVLHKKYMMEEPVLSDHSSSSKKSKSSSSSSSKHSSKSSKNSSPVNLPTRDTPPDIIQTDNTLALEILEDDLTCVICKGMDVGARNRLVECSECHSLYHQECHIPHILDSQIDVPGLVWYCSNCSKSQVSKERSSPKTVIENKSKEQKKSNSVIILFNRWWKQSNAKHSYYKCR; translated from the exons atgGAAAGAGGCCTACCACCAGGCGTACTTGACTCGTTCCTTACACTTGATCGCCTGCAGGGTTACTATTTTGGtctttctttccttgtatttttcacCATTCTTTCGCAGCTTTTAGAC attaaaataattcatataaaaatgtCACAATTGGAGCTAGATCCTCAATTTACACAGGGTTTACACCTTCTACATTCTACTAATAAAGATTCTGCAGAACAGCTGCGAGCACTTTTAGATGAAGCAATCAAACAAAAATATGGGCCATCAAAGATGTTATCGAATGTATTACACAAAAAG TATATGATGGAGGAACCGGTGCTGAGTGATCATAGTAGCAGCAGTAAAAAAAGCAAAagctcctcttcttcttcctccaaACATTCAAGTAAATCGAGCAAAAACAGCTCTCCTGTGAATTTACCAACTCGTGACACACCACCTGATATTATCCAGACTGATAATACTCTGGCATTAGAAATATTAGAGGATGATCTGACATGTGTTATTTGCAAAGGAATGGATGTTGGAGCAAGAAACAGACTTGTTGAGTGTTCAGAATGTCATTCCTTGTACCATCAAGAGTGTCATATTCCACATATTTTAGATTCTCAAATAGATGTTCCAGGACTGGTGTGGTATTGTTCAAACTGTTCCAAATCACAG GTTTCAAAAGAAAGGAGCTCACCAAAAACAGTGATAGAAAATAAAtctaaagaacaaaaaaaatcTAATTCAG TCATTATCTTGTTTAATAGGTGGTGGAAACAAAGTAACGCCAAACATTCATATTATAAGTGCAGATAG
- the LOC100649931 gene encoding integrator complex subunit 12 isoform X1 encodes MERGLPPGVLDSFLTLDRLQGYYFGLSFLVFFTILSQLLDIKIIHIKMSQLELDPQFTQGLHLLHSTNKDSAEQLRALLDEAIKQKYGPSKMLSNVLHKKYMMEEPVLSDHSSSSKKSKSSSSSSSKHSSKSSKNSSPVNLPTRDTPPDIIQTDNTLALEILEDDLTCVICKGMDVGARNRLVECSECHSLYHQECHIPHILDSQIDVPGLVWYCSNCSKSQVSKERSSPKTVIENKSKEQKKSNSGGGNKVTPNIHIISADRRLKDMMKKAKQDKRSTNTTQSSKNSRSSSPAMSSTKSQEKSLLYKIKSGVE; translated from the exons atgGAAAGAGGCCTACCACCAGGCGTACTTGACTCGTTCCTTACACTTGATCGCCTGCAGGGTTACTATTTTGGtctttctttccttgtatttttcacCATTCTTTCGCAGCTTTTAGAC attaaaataattcatataaaaatgtCACAATTGGAGCTAGATCCTCAATTTACACAGGGTTTACACCTTCTACATTCTACTAATAAAGATTCTGCAGAACAGCTGCGAGCACTTTTAGATGAAGCAATCAAACAAAAATATGGGCCATCAAAGATGTTATCGAATGTATTACACAAAAAG TATATGATGGAGGAACCGGTGCTGAGTGATCATAGTAGCAGCAGTAAAAAAAGCAAAagctcctcttcttcttcctccaaACATTCAAGTAAATCGAGCAAAAACAGCTCTCCTGTGAATTTACCAACTCGTGACACACCACCTGATATTATCCAGACTGATAATACTCTGGCATTAGAAATATTAGAGGATGATCTGACATGTGTTATTTGCAAAGGAATGGATGTTGGAGCAAGAAACAGACTTGTTGAGTGTTCAGAATGTCATTCCTTGTACCATCAAGAGTGTCATATTCCACATATTTTAGATTCTCAAATAGATGTTCCAGGACTGGTGTGGTATTGTTCAAACTGTTCCAAATCACAG GTTTCAAAAGAAAGGAGCTCACCAAAAACAGTGATAGAAAATAAAtctaaagaacaaaaaaaatcTAATTCAG GTGGTGGAAACAAAGTAACGCCAAACATTCATATTATAAGTGCAGATAGAAGACTAAAAGATATGATGAAAAAAGCTAAACAAGATAAACGAAGCACAAACACTACTCAGAGTTCAAAGAATTCTCGGTCCAGTTCACCAGCGATGTCTTCAACAAAATCTCAGGAAAAATCATTACTGTACAAAATCAAGTCAGGTGTAGAATGA
- the LOC100649931 gene encoding integrator complex subunit 12 isoform X3, whose protein sequence is MSQLELDPQFTQGLHLLHSTNKDSAEQLRALLDEAIKQKYGPSKMLSNVLHKKYMMEEPVLSDHSSSSKKSKSSSSSSSKHSSKSSKNSSPVNLPTRDTPPDIIQTDNTLALEILEDDLTCVICKGMDVGARNRLVECSECHSLYHQECHIPHILDSQIDVPGLVWYCSNCSKSQVSKERSSPKTVIENKSKEQKKSNSGGGNKVTPNIHIISADRRLKDMMKKAKQDKRSTNTTQSSKNSRSSSPAMSSTKSQEKSLLYKIKSGVE, encoded by the exons atgtCACAATTGGAGCTAGATCCTCAATTTACACAGGGTTTACACCTTCTACATTCTACTAATAAAGATTCTGCAGAACAGCTGCGAGCACTTTTAGATGAAGCAATCAAACAAAAATATGGGCCATCAAAGATGTTATCGAATGTATTACACAAAAAG TATATGATGGAGGAACCGGTGCTGAGTGATCATAGTAGCAGCAGTAAAAAAAGCAAAagctcctcttcttcttcctccaaACATTCAAGTAAATCGAGCAAAAACAGCTCTCCTGTGAATTTACCAACTCGTGACACACCACCTGATATTATCCAGACTGATAATACTCTGGCATTAGAAATATTAGAGGATGATCTGACATGTGTTATTTGCAAAGGAATGGATGTTGGAGCAAGAAACAGACTTGTTGAGTGTTCAGAATGTCATTCCTTGTACCATCAAGAGTGTCATATTCCACATATTTTAGATTCTCAAATAGATGTTCCAGGACTGGTGTGGTATTGTTCAAACTGTTCCAAATCACAG GTTTCAAAAGAAAGGAGCTCACCAAAAACAGTGATAGAAAATAAAtctaaagaacaaaaaaaatcTAATTCAG GTGGTGGAAACAAAGTAACGCCAAACATTCATATTATAAGTGCAGATAGAAGACTAAAAGATATGATGAAAAAAGCTAAACAAGATAAACGAAGCACAAACACTACTCAGAGTTCAAAGAATTCTCGGTCCAGTTCACCAGCGATGTCTTCAACAAAATCTCAGGAAAAATCATTACTGTACAAAATCAAGTCAGGTGTAGAATGA